A section of the Citrus sinensis cultivar Valencia sweet orange chromosome 8, DVS_A1.0, whole genome shotgun sequence genome encodes:
- the LOC127899281 gene encoding uncharacterized protein LOC127899281, giving the protein MVKAMTAAPAIVKQVTELSCVYCGEDHDFDNCPGNSASVNYVGNKYAGRVLCDLGASINLMPLSVFKQLGVGECRPTTVTLQLADRSHAYPEGKIEDVLVKVEKFIFPVDFIVLDFEADKEVPIILGRPFLATGKTLIDVQKGELTIRVNDQQVTFNVLEAMRNLDELEDCNFLSVVDLVVADRMDRCCSNVFNKVTTFEEVEEEDVAEIQTGWMDKQQSNRHNKVIEHLNLSDRKVKPTLPSIESPLSLELKLLPSHLNYAYIGQNNTLPVIISSTLDAGQEQSLVDLLGKYRRAIG; this is encoded by the exons ATGGTAAAAGCTATGACAGCTGCTCCAGCAATAGTAAAGCAAGTTACTGAACTTTCTTGTGTCTATTGTGGTGAAGatcatgattttgataattgtccTGGAAATTCAGCCTCAGTAAATTATGTGG GGAATAAGTATGCTGGTAGAGTACTTTGTGATCTGGGAGCTAGTATTAATTTGATGCCATTATCTGTGTTTAAGCAACTTGGAGTGGGGGAGTGCAGACCAACAACTGTCACTCTACAATTGGCTGACAGATCTCATGCATATCCTGAAGGAAAGATAGAGGATGTACTGGTGAAGgttgaaaaattcatttttccagTGGATTTCATTGTGCTGGACTTTGAAGCTGACAAAGAGGTACCCATTATACTTGGCAGACCTTTTCTAGCAACTGGAAAAACTCTGATAGATGTGCAAAAAGGAGAGCTGACCATAAGAGTGAATGATCAGCAAGTCACATTCAATGTACTAGAGGCTATGAGAAACCTTGATGAACTAGAAGACTGCAATTTCTTAAGTGTAGTAGATCTTGTTGTAGCAGACAGAATGGACAGATGCTGCAGTAATGTATTTAACAAAGTCACCACCTTTGAGGAGGTTGAAGAGGAAGATGTTGCAGAAATTCAAACAGGTTGGATGGATAAACAACAATCTAATAGGCACAACAAAGTCATTGAACACCTGAATCTTTCAGACAGGAAAGTAAAACCAACTCTACCATCTATTGAATCACCCCTTAGTCTTGAATTAAAACTGTTACCTTCACATTTAAATTATGCTTATATTGGTCAAAACAACACACTCCCTGTAATCATTTCGTCTACTTTGGATGCAGGTCAAGAACAAAGCCTAGTGGATTTGCTAGGAAAATACAGAAGAGCAATTGGATAG